Proteins encoded within one genomic window of Xylophilus sp. GOD-11R:
- a CDS encoding zinc-dependent peptidase gives MNLARRLLDAVRPAPRPIPAALWAQTLQRWSFLAEGRTSDETAQLAQLAARFLAAKQFHGAHGLEVTDAMACAIAAQACLPLLHFGPPQQALRWYDDFVVIVVQPGEAVAHRELVDEAGVVHRYREVVAGEAMERGPVMLSWADVEASAEAGEYGYSVVIHEFIHKIDMRGGAPDGVPPLPPGFMGTRGARQARAAWLAVIEPAYEAFREKTIVAERFGGAEPWLDPYGAQSLAEFLPVACEAYFTRRSRFAVEFPALMPLFDRFFRPRDFV, from the coding sequence GTGAACCTCGCGCGACGCCTGCTGGATGCGGTGCGGCCGGCGCCGCGACCCATTCCTGCGGCGCTGTGGGCGCAGACCCTGCAGCGCTGGAGTTTCCTGGCCGAAGGACGCACGAGCGACGAAACCGCACAGCTCGCGCAATTGGCCGCCCGCTTCCTGGCTGCCAAGCAGTTTCATGGCGCGCACGGCCTGGAGGTGACCGATGCCATGGCCTGCGCGATCGCGGCCCAGGCCTGCCTGCCGCTACTGCATTTCGGCCCGCCGCAACAGGCGCTGCGCTGGTATGACGACTTTGTCGTCATCGTCGTGCAGCCCGGGGAAGCGGTGGCGCATCGGGAATTGGTGGACGAAGCCGGTGTGGTGCATCGCTACCGCGAAGTCGTTGCCGGCGAAGCCATGGAGCGTGGACCGGTCATGTTGAGCTGGGCCGATGTCGAGGCCTCGGCCGAAGCCGGCGAGTACGGCTACAGCGTGGTCATCCACGAATTCATCCACAAGATCGACATGCGCGGCGGCGCCCCCGACGGCGTTCCGCCGCTGCCGCCGGGTTTCATGGGCACGCGCGGCGCCAGGCAGGCGCGCGCCGCCTGGCTGGCAGTGATCGAGCCGGCCTACGAGGCCTTTCGCGAAAAGACCATCGTCGCCGAGCGATTCGGCGGCGCCGAGCCCTGGCTCGATCCCTACGGTGCGCAGTCCCTGGCCGAATTCCTGCCGGTGGCGTGCGAGGCCTACTTCACGCGGCGATCGCGTTTCGCCGTCGAATTTCCGGCCTTGATGCCGCTGTTCGACCGCTTCTTCCGCCCGCGCGACTTCGTCTGA
- a CDS encoding UDP-2,3-diacylglucosamine diphosphatase, producing MPDVISTVAAPAAWQAVDFVSDLHLHADDPRTAAAFLRYLRDTPADAVFLLGDIFEVWIGDDAAQPGSFEAGIGQALKQAGRSASLYFMHGNRDFLLGAAFTAEAHLTLLDDPAVFEWHDRRWLLSHGDALCLADVDYQRFRSEVRSAAWQSAFLARPIDERRAIARGLRAESGARQAAVTVYADADPAMVDAWLDASRAEVLIHGHTHRPTDHTLPGGRQRVVLSDWDMTASPPRAEVLRLTADGTRRRLPIT from the coding sequence ATGCCGGATGTGATATCGACCGTCGCCGCGCCCGCCGCGTGGCAGGCGGTCGATTTCGTTTCCGACCTGCATCTGCATGCCGACGATCCGCGTACCGCGGCAGCGTTTCTGCGCTACCTGCGCGACACGCCGGCCGATGCCGTCTTCCTGCTGGGTGACATCTTCGAGGTCTGGATCGGCGACGACGCCGCCCAGCCCGGCAGCTTCGAAGCCGGCATCGGCCAGGCGCTGAAGCAGGCGGGACGGTCCGCGTCGCTGTACTTCATGCACGGCAACCGCGACTTCCTGCTCGGCGCCGCCTTCACCGCCGAAGCCCACCTGACCCTGCTCGACGATCCAGCCGTCTTCGAATGGCACGATCGCCGATGGCTGCTGAGCCATGGCGATGCCCTCTGCCTGGCCGATGTCGACTACCAGCGCTTTCGCAGCGAAGTGCGCAGCGCGGCGTGGCAATCGGCCTTTCTGGCCCGACCCATCGACGAACGCCGTGCCATCGCACGCGGGCTTCGTGCAGAAAGCGGCGCCCGACAGGCCGCCGTCACCGTCTATGCCGACGCCGATCCTGCGATGGTCGATGCCTGGCTCGACGCGTCGCGCGCCGAGGTGCTGATTCACGGCCACACCCACCGTCCCACGGACCACACGCTCCCAGGCGGCCGGCAACGCGTGGTGCTGTCCGACTGGGACATGACCGCATCGCCACCCCGCGCCGAAGTGTTGCGGCTGACGGCCGACGGCACGCGCCGCCGGTTGCCGATCACGTGA
- a CDS encoding peptidylprolyl isomerase: MSNPQVELHIRNFGVVTVELDSEKAPKSTANFLAYVAKGHYDNTVFHRVIPGFMIQGGGFAPGMDQKPTDGPIDNEGNNGLKNEKYTLAMARTNAPHSATAQFFINSKNNTFLNHTAPSAQGWGYAVFGKVIAGTEVIDKIEGVKTGRKGFHDDVPVEDVVIEKAVAL, translated from the coding sequence ATGAGCAATCCCCAAGTCGAACTCCATATCCGCAACTTCGGCGTCGTGACCGTCGAACTCGACAGCGAAAAAGCTCCCAAGTCCACGGCCAACTTCCTGGCCTACGTCGCCAAGGGCCACTACGACAACACCGTATTCCACCGCGTCATCCCCGGCTTCATGATCCAGGGCGGCGGCTTCGCTCCCGGCATGGACCAGAAGCCCACCGACGGCCCGATCGACAACGAAGGCAACAACGGCTTGAAGAACGAGAAGTACACCCTGGCCATGGCCCGCACCAACGCGCCCCATTCGGCCACCGCGCAGTTCTTCATCAACTCCAAGAACAACACCTTCCTCAACCACACCGCGCCGTCGGCGCAGGGCTGGGGCTATGCCGTCTTTGGCAAGGTGATCGCGGGCACCGAAGTGATCGACAAGATCGAAGGCGTGAAGACCGGCCGCAAGGGTTTCCACGACGACGTGCCGGTCGAGGACGTGGTCATCGAGAAGGCCGTCGCCCTCTGA
- a CDS encoding peptidylprolyl isomerase, which translates to MPNHTLAITRRACGLFLPTVLIAGTAFAQGSASPKVKLSTTQGDIVIELNAAKAPKTVANFVQYVRENQYDGTIFHRVIDGFMIQGGGFGPDMREKSTRAPIAFETTGLTNDRGTIAMARTSNPNSATAQFFINVKDNAMLNPPNPDGYGYVVFGKVTSGMDVVDKIRTVATGNKGPHQNVPVEPVVIRSATVLP; encoded by the coding sequence ATGCCCAACCACACCCTCGCCATTACCCGACGCGCCTGCGGCCTCTTCCTGCCCACCGTGCTGATCGCCGGCACGGCTTTCGCGCAGGGCAGCGCTTCACCCAAGGTCAAGCTGTCCACCACCCAGGGCGACATCGTCATCGAGCTCAATGCCGCCAAGGCACCCAAGACGGTCGCCAACTTCGTGCAGTACGTGCGCGAAAACCAGTACGACGGCACCATCTTCCACCGCGTGATCGACGGCTTCATGATCCAGGGCGGCGGCTTCGGCCCGGACATGCGCGAAAAGTCCACCCGGGCGCCGATCGCCTTCGAGACCACCGGCCTCACGAACGACCGCGGCACCATCGCCATGGCCCGCACCAGCAACCCCAATTCGGCCACCGCGCAGTTCTTCATCAACGTCAAGGACAATGCCATGCTGAACCCGCCGAACCCCGATGGCTACGGCTACGTGGTCTTCGGCAAGGTCACCAGCGGCATGGACGTGGTCGACAAGATCCGCACCGTGGCCACCGGCAACAAGGGGCCGCACCAGAACGTACCCGTCGAGCCGGTCGTGATCCGCTCGGCCACCGTCCTGCCCTGA
- a CDS encoding L,D-transpeptidase family protein, whose protein sequence is MTTSASRAFLCLAYVAALIFAPPALAAKQGRERAAAHAPASAEMRRDGDAEARLIEIYRLIGVGDAGKALAQAERLVTDYPQFQLGQLVYGDLLTLRVRPVRMLGDLPDAEPRDAVALDALRLESAMRLKALRERPPAGNVPMQFAKLASSSKHAIAVDASRSRLYLFQNSPSGMTLVADYYISVGKSGIDKSIEGDMRTPLGVYYITGSLDPRTLKAFYGAGALPINYPNPLDTRQGKTGGGIWLHGTPADQFSRPPLATDGCVVVANPDLRRILATVEPRSTPVVIAERLQWVPPQAATAASRAFETTFAAWRTAKTAGDMLGTMAFYAQDFASYGKSLADWSMVVQQDMARNGRRALQTKDLSILHWQSGNTNSMVVTFGEVAEGATTGPVRRQYWLQVQGLWKIIFEGTIG, encoded by the coding sequence ATGACGACGAGCGCGTCCCGTGCGTTTCTTTGCCTGGCGTACGTTGCCGCGCTGATCTTCGCCCCGCCAGCGCTGGCGGCCAAACAAGGACGCGAGCGTGCCGCCGCGCATGCGCCTGCTTCCGCCGAGATGCGTCGCGACGGCGATGCCGAAGCGCGCCTCATCGAGATCTACCGCCTGATCGGCGTCGGTGACGCGGGCAAGGCGCTGGCACAGGCCGAGCGCCTGGTCACCGACTACCCCCAGTTCCAGCTGGGCCAACTGGTCTACGGCGACCTGCTCACGCTGCGTGTGCGCCCGGTGCGCATGCTCGGCGACCTGCCCGACGCCGAGCCCCGCGATGCCGTCGCGCTCGACGCCCTGCGGCTGGAGTCGGCCATGCGCCTGAAGGCCCTGCGCGAGCGCCCGCCGGCAGGCAACGTGCCGATGCAGTTCGCCAAGCTCGCGTCGAGCAGCAAGCACGCCATCGCGGTCGATGCATCGCGCTCGCGCCTCTACCTGTTCCAAAACAGCCCCTCGGGCATGACCCTCGTCGCCGACTACTACATCTCGGTCGGCAAGTCGGGCATCGACAAATCCATCGAGGGCGACATGCGAACGCCGCTCGGCGTGTACTACATCACCGGCAGCCTCGACCCCCGCACGCTCAAGGCCTTCTACGGTGCCGGCGCGCTACCCATCAACTACCCCAACCCGCTCGACACCCGACAGGGCAAGACCGGTGGCGGCATCTGGCTGCATGGCACGCCGGCCGACCAGTTCTCCCGCCCTCCCCTGGCCACCGACGGCTGCGTGGTCGTGGCCAACCCCGACCTTCGGCGTATCCTGGCGACCGTCGAGCCGCGCTCCACGCCGGTCGTGATCGCCGAGCGCCTGCAATGGGTTCCACCCCAGGCCGCGACCGCCGCCAGCCGCGCCTTCGAAACCACTTTCGCCGCCTGGCGCACCGCCAAGACGGCGGGCGACATGCTCGGCACCATGGCCTTCTATGCGCAGGACTTCGCCAGCTATGGCAAGAGCCTGGCCGACTGGTCGATGGTGGTGCAGCAGGACATGGCGCGCAACGGCCGCCGTGCCCTGCAGACCAAGGACCTGTCGATCCTGCACTGGCAGTCCGGCAACACCAACAGCATGGTCGTCACCTTCGGCGAAGTGGCCGAAGGCGCCACCACCGGCCCGGTGCGAAGGCAGTATTGGCTGCAGGTCCAGGGCCTTTGGAAAATCATCTTCGAGGGCACCATCGGCTGA
- a CDS encoding tetratricopeptide repeat protein, whose protein sequence is MYPGAAAFPPFVRRLAAATVASALMVGLAHADDYSDVNQLIRAGKLGDAQARADKYLAGNPRDPQMRFLKGVIQTEAGKQPDAIATFTALTQEYPELPEPYNNLAVLYANQKQYDKARTALEMAIRTNPSYATAHENMGDVYAKLASQAYARALQLDSGNTNVPPKLALIRDLFAPVPVASRGGKTVVAAAPAPAPAPAPAPAPAAAPKPVPAPVPAPAPAPSPAPTPAPAPTPAPAPTPAPAPAPAPAPTPAPAPAPSASAESREAVEAAVKSWATAWAGRDMKDYLAAYGKDFKPAGKQTRAAWEAERKARIMGKSRIKVEISNLEVSVDGNSATARFRQDYSADSLNVTSRKTLEMVKSGGTWVIVRESTG, encoded by the coding sequence ATGTACCCTGGCGCCGCCGCCTTCCCGCCTTTTGTCCGTCGTCTGGCCGCCGCCACGGTCGCCAGCGCCCTCATGGTGGGTCTGGCCCATGCCGACGACTATTCCGACGTCAATCAGCTGATCCGCGCCGGCAAGCTCGGCGATGCCCAGGCCCGCGCCGACAAATACCTCGCGGGCAATCCACGTGATCCGCAGATGCGCTTTCTCAAGGGCGTGATCCAGACCGAAGCTGGCAAGCAACCCGACGCCATCGCCACCTTCACCGCGCTGACCCAGGAATACCCCGAGCTGCCCGAGCCCTACAACAACCTTGCCGTGCTCTACGCCAACCAGAAGCAGTACGACAAGGCGCGCACGGCCCTCGAAATGGCGATCCGCACCAACCCGAGCTACGCCACCGCACACGAGAACATGGGCGACGTCTACGCCAAGCTCGCGAGCCAGGCCTACGCCCGGGCGTTGCAGCTGGACTCGGGCAACACCAACGTGCCGCCCAAGCTGGCGCTGATCCGCGACCTCTTCGCACCGGTCCCGGTGGCATCGCGCGGCGGCAAGACCGTGGTCGCCGCTGCTCCGGCCCCTGCGCCGGCGCCGGCCCCTGCTCCCGCTCCAGCAGCCGCTCCCAAGCCGGTACCCGCTCCCGTGCCGGCTCCGGCTCCTGCGCCGAGCCCTGCACCGACTCCGGCACCGGCCCCCACGCCGGCTCCCGCCCCGACACCGGCTCCCGCACCCGCTCCGGCGCCGGCCCCCACGCCTGCGCCCGCACCGGCACCATCCGCTTCCGCCGAGAGCCGCGAAGCCGTGGAAGCCGCCGTCAAGAGCTGGGCCACCGCCTGGGCCGGTCGCGACATGAAGGACTACCTCGCCGCCTACGGCAAGGACTTCAAGCCCGCCGGCAAGCAGACGCGCGCCGCCTGGGAAGCCGAACGCAAGGCCCGCATCATGGGCAAGTCGCGCATCAAGGTCGAGATCAGCAATCTGGAAGTCTCCGTCGACGGCAACAGCGCCACCGCCCGTTTCCGCCAGGACTACAGCGCCGATTCGCTCAACGTGACCAGCCGCAAGACACTCGAAATGGTGAAATCCGGCGGAACCTGGGTGATCGTTCGAGAGTCCACCGGCTGA
- the cysS gene encoding cysteine--tRNA ligase translates to MSLRIYNTLSRALEEFSPLEPGHVRMYVCGMTVYDFCHLGHARSMVAFDVVQRWLRATGLRVTYVRNITDIDDKIIRRALENGETLRSLTGRMVDALHEDADALGIERPTHEPRATDYVPQMLSLIGQLEDRGLAYRTGEGDVNYAVRRFPGYGKLSGKSPDELRAGERVAVSGGKLDPLDFVLWKAAKPNEPAEAIWNGVYGAGRPGWHIECSAMGCALLGETFDIHGGGADLQFPHHENEIAQSEGAHGQPLARVWMHNGFINVDDEKMSKSLGNFFTIRDVLKEFDAETIRFFIVRSHYRSPLNYSDAHLRDARASLRRLYTALDAAPAASASTKIDWADPFAARFRAAMDEDFGTPDALAVLFDLAGHLNREPTAYGAALLTALGGVLGLLQAEPRQYLKAGAGLDESTILGLIAARAEAKKSRDFPEADRIRRELLESGVVLKDSATGTTWEAA, encoded by the coding sequence ATGAGTTTGCGCATCTACAACACGCTTTCGCGTGCTCTGGAGGAGTTTTCCCCTCTCGAACCCGGCCATGTCCGCATGTATGTCTGCGGCATGACCGTCTATGACTTCTGTCATCTCGGCCACGCCCGATCGATGGTGGCCTTCGACGTCGTGCAGCGCTGGCTGCGCGCGACCGGGCTGCGCGTGACCTACGTCCGCAACATCACCGACATCGACGACAAGATCATCCGGCGCGCGCTGGAGAACGGCGAAACCCTGCGCTCTCTCACCGGGCGCATGGTGGACGCGCTGCACGAGGACGCCGACGCGCTCGGCATCGAGCGGCCCACCCACGAACCACGCGCCACCGACTACGTCCCGCAGATGCTGTCGCTCATCGGGCAGCTCGAGGATCGGGGCCTGGCCTATCGCACCGGCGAAGGCGACGTGAACTATGCGGTTCGCCGATTTCCCGGCTACGGCAAGCTCTCCGGCAAATCGCCCGACGAACTGCGCGCCGGCGAGCGCGTGGCGGTCAGCGGCGGCAAGCTCGACCCGCTGGATTTCGTGCTCTGGAAGGCGGCCAAGCCCAACGAGCCCGCCGAGGCGATCTGGAACGGCGTCTACGGCGCCGGCCGTCCCGGCTGGCACATCGAATGCTCGGCCATGGGCTGCGCATTGCTCGGTGAAACCTTCGACATCCACGGCGGCGGAGCCGACCTGCAGTTTCCCCACCACGAGAACGAGATCGCCCAGAGCGAGGGCGCGCACGGACAGCCGCTGGCGCGCGTCTGGATGCACAACGGCTTCATCAACGTCGACGACGAGAAGATGTCCAAGAGCCTGGGCAACTTTTTCACCATCCGCGACGTGCTGAAGGAGTTCGACGCCGAGACGATCCGCTTCTTCATCGTGCGCAGCCATTACCGCAGTCCGCTCAACTACAGCGACGCGCATCTGCGCGACGCCCGCGCATCGCTGCGCCGGCTCTACACCGCGCTCGACGCCGCGCCTGCCGCCAGCGCCAGCACGAAGATCGACTGGGCCGACCCTTTCGCCGCGCGTTTCCGTGCCGCGATGGACGAAGACTTCGGCACACCCGACGCGCTGGCCGTGTTGTTCGACCTGGCCGGCCACCTCAATCGTGAACCGACTGCCTACGGTGCCGCGCTGCTGACCGCACTGGGCGGCGTGCTCGGGTTGTTGCAAGCCGAGCCGCGCCAATACCTCAAGGCCGGGGCCGGACTCGACGAGTCCACCATCCTCGGGCTGATCGCTGCGCGAGCCGAGGCCAAGAAATCCCGTGATTTTCCGGAGGCGGACCGCATCCGTCGCGAGTTGCTCGAAAGCGGCGTCGTCCTCAAGGACTCCGCCACGGGCACCACCTGGGAAGCCGCGTGA
- a CDS encoding DNA-3-methyladenine glycosylase 2 family protein — protein sequence MKVAASAAVLVTPDYWKAACEHLQAKDRVMKRLIPQFGDACLQSRGDAFTTLARSIIGQQISVKAAQAVWARFAALPKRMTAANVLKLKVDDMRAAGLSARKVEYIVDLALHFDSGAVHVKSWESMDDEAIIAELVAIRGIGRWTAEMFLIFHLVRPNVLPLDDLGLIAGISTNYFSGEAVSRSDAREVAAAWAPYCSVATWYIWRSLDPLPVEY from the coding sequence GTGAAGGTGGCCGCCAGCGCTGCCGTACTCGTCACGCCTGACTACTGGAAGGCTGCCTGCGAGCACCTGCAGGCCAAGGACCGTGTGATGAAGCGGCTGATTCCTCAGTTCGGCGACGCCTGCCTCCAATCGCGGGGCGATGCCTTCACCACGCTGGCGCGCAGCATCATCGGGCAGCAGATCTCGGTGAAGGCCGCGCAGGCCGTGTGGGCGCGCTTCGCCGCCTTGCCCAAGCGCATGACCGCGGCCAATGTGCTCAAGCTCAAGGTCGACGACATGCGCGCGGCCGGCCTGTCGGCGCGCAAGGTCGAATACATCGTCGACCTGGCGCTGCATTTCGATTCGGGCGCGGTCCATGTCAAGTCGTGGGAATCGATGGACGACGAAGCCATCATCGCCGAGCTGGTCGCCATTCGTGGGATCGGGCGGTGGACGGCCGAGATGTTCCTCATCTTCCACCTGGTGCGGCCCAACGTGCTGCCGCTCGACGACCTGGGCCTGATCGCCGGCATCAGCACCAATTATTTTTCGGGGGAAGCCGTCAGCCGAAGCGACGCGCGCGAAGTGGCCGCTGCCTGGGCGCCGTATTGCAGCGTGGCGACTTGGTATATTTGGCGGTCTCTGGACCCCCTGCCCGTCGAATACTGA
- a CDS encoding acetyl-CoA carboxylase carboxyltransferase subunit alpha: MAKKTFLDFEQPIAELEGKIEELRYVQTESAVDITEEIDQLSKKSLQLTKDIYSELTPWQITKIARHPERPYTLDYVREIFTDFVELHGDRHFSDDLSIVGGLARFNGHACMVLGHQKGRDTKERGLRNFGMSKPEGYRKALRLMKTAEKFKLPVFTFVDTPGAYPGIDAEERGQSEAIGRNIFEMAQLEVPIVTTIIGEGGSGGALAISVADQVLMLQYSVYSVISPEGCASILWKTSEKAQEAADALGITAHRLKALGLVDKIVSEPVGGAHRDTKQMAAFLKRALGEAFRQVHDLRTPELLDRRYARLQSYGRYTDTKAEVGNASK; this comes from the coding sequence TTGGCCAAAAAAACATTCCTGGATTTCGAGCAACCGATTGCCGAGCTCGAAGGCAAGATCGAAGAACTGCGTTATGTCCAGACGGAATCCGCAGTCGACATCACCGAAGAGATCGATCAGCTGAGCAAGAAAAGCCTCCAGCTGACGAAGGACATCTACAGCGAGCTCACGCCCTGGCAGATCACGAAGATAGCCCGGCACCCGGAGCGCCCCTACACGCTCGACTACGTCCGTGAGATCTTCACCGACTTCGTCGAGCTGCATGGCGACCGGCATTTCTCCGACGACCTGTCCATCGTCGGCGGCCTGGCCCGCTTCAACGGCCATGCCTGCATGGTGCTCGGCCACCAGAAGGGCCGCGACACCAAGGAGCGCGGCCTGCGCAACTTCGGCATGAGCAAGCCGGAGGGCTACCGCAAGGCCCTGCGTCTGATGAAGACCGCCGAGAAGTTCAAGTTGCCGGTCTTCACCTTCGTCGACACTCCCGGTGCCTACCCGGGCATCGACGCCGAGGAGCGCGGCCAGTCCGAAGCCATCGGGCGCAACATCTTCGAGATGGCGCAGCTCGAGGTGCCGATCGTCACCACCATCATCGGTGAAGGCGGCTCCGGCGGCGCATTGGCCATCTCGGTGGCCGACCAGGTGCTGATGTTGCAATACTCGGTCTACTCGGTCATCAGCCCCGAAGGCTGCGCTTCCATCCTCTGGAAGACCAGTGAGAAGGCGCAGGAGGCCGCCGACGCCCTGGGCATCACCGCGCACCGGCTCAAGGCCCTGGGCCTGGTCGACAAGATCGTCAGCGAGCCCGTCGGCGGTGCCCATCGCGACACCAAGCAGATGGCCGCCTTCCTGAAGCGCGCGCTCGGCGAGGCTTTCCGCCAGGTGCACGATCTGCGCACGCCCGAACTGCTCGACCGGCGTTACGCCCGTCTGCAGAGCTACGGTCGCTATACCGACACCAAGGCCGAAGTCGGCAACGCAAGCAAGTAA
- the tilS gene encoding tRNA lysidine(34) synthetase TilS, with protein MTTVTPDPVSAAIAAFEPTFPLAVACSGGADSTALLAACSSRWPGQVRAVHVHHGLQEAADDFVARCEQTCRNLQVPLTVLKVDARHAPGESPENAARTARYRALDAYAQGTGAAAGTDEGAAPVRSIALAHHADDQVETMLLALSRGAGLAGLACMPARWERDGVEFHRPLLEVSGAAVRGFALAFGLGWAEDPSNDDERYTRNRIRARLMPALETTFPHFRETFVRSALHAAQAQSVLDEVAAADLEAVGAPPRLKDLQALSVGRQAQVLRRWLRTIHDTTPDTAQLAELQRQLAACRTRGHQLRLKVGRGFVVREGDALGWYNPAVLPPAT; from the coding sequence ATGACGACCGTTACGCCCGACCCTGTCTCCGCTGCCATCGCCGCATTCGAGCCGACATTTCCACTCGCCGTCGCCTGCAGCGGCGGCGCCGATTCCACTGCCTTGCTCGCCGCCTGCTCCAGCCGATGGCCGGGGCAGGTGAGGGCGGTGCACGTGCACCACGGGCTGCAGGAGGCGGCGGACGACTTCGTCGCGCGTTGCGAACAGACCTGCCGCAACCTGCAGGTGCCGCTGACCGTATTGAAGGTCGACGCGCGGCACGCGCCCGGCGAAAGCCCGGAAAACGCCGCTCGCACCGCGCGCTATCGCGCACTCGACGCCTATGCGCAGGGCACCGGTGCTGCCGCCGGCACCGACGAAGGCGCAGCGCCGGTCCGCAGCATCGCGCTCGCCCATCACGCCGACGACCAGGTCGAAACCATGCTGCTGGCGCTCTCGCGCGGCGCCGGGCTCGCCGGGCTCGCGTGCATGCCGGCGCGCTGGGAGCGCGACGGCGTCGAGTTTCATCGTCCGCTGCTGGAGGTGTCGGGGGCAGCCGTGCGCGGCTTTGCATTGGCGTTCGGCCTCGGGTGGGCCGAAGACCCCAGCAACGATGACGAGCGCTACACCCGCAACCGAATCCGCGCCCGGCTCATGCCGGCGCTCGAGACCACCTTTCCGCACTTCCGCGAGACCTTCGTGCGCAGCGCGCTGCATGCGGCGCAGGCGCAATCGGTGCTCGACGAAGTGGCGGCTGCCGATCTCGAAGCGGTCGGCGCACCGCCGCGGCTGAAGGACCTCCAGGCCCTGTCCGTCGGTCGCCAGGCGCAGGTGCTGCGCCGATGGCTGCGCACCATCCACGACACCACACCGGACACCGCGCAGCTCGCCGAACTGCAGCGCCAGCTCGCCGCGTGCCGCACCCGCGGGCACCAGCTGCGGCTCAAGGTGGGCCGTGGATTCGTCGTGCGCGAGGGCGATGCGCTCGGTTGGTACAATCCCGCGGTTTTGCCTCCCGCGACATAG
- a CDS encoding aspartate kinase gives MALIVHKYGGTSMGSTERIRNVAKRVAKWARAGHQMVVVPSAMSGETNRLLGLARELAPAKTGDAYSRELDMLAATGEQASSALLAIALQGEGMESVSYAGWQVPIRTDSAFTKARIESIDDVRIRADLAAGKVVIVTGFQGIDGDGHITTLGRGGSDTSAVAVAAAMKAAECLIYTDVDGVYTTDPRVVPEAKRLNKVSFEEMLEMASLGSKVLQIRSVEFAGKYKVPLRVLSSFTDWDIDIDEEARSGTLITFEEDENMEQAVVSGIAFNRDEAKISVLGVPDKPGIAYQILGAVADANIEVDVIIQNLSKNGSTDFSFTVHRNEFAKTVDLLKDKVLPGLGGATEVVGDAKICKVSIVGIGMRSHVGVASTMFRTLSEEGINIQMISTSEIKTSVVIDEKYMELAVRSLHKAFGLEQA, from the coding sequence ATGGCATTAATCGTTCATAAATACGGCGGCACCTCCATGGGGTCGACCGAACGCATCCGCAACGTGGCCAAGCGGGTCGCGAAATGGGCCCGCGCCGGGCACCAGATGGTCGTGGTGCCCAGCGCCATGAGCGGGGAGACCAACCGCCTGCTGGGCCTGGCCAGGGAACTCGCACCCGCGAAGACCGGCGACGCTTACAGCCGCGAACTCGACATGCTGGCTGCTACCGGCGAGCAGGCTTCGTCAGCGCTGCTGGCCATCGCGCTCCAGGGCGAGGGCATGGAGTCGGTCAGCTACGCCGGCTGGCAGGTGCCGATTCGCACCGACAGCGCGTTCACCAAGGCCCGCATCGAATCGATCGACGACGTCCGTATCCGCGCCGACCTGGCTGCAGGCAAGGTCGTCATCGTCACCGGCTTCCAGGGCATCGACGGCGACGGCCACATCACCACGCTCGGCCGTGGCGGCAGCGACACCTCCGCCGTGGCGGTGGCAGCCGCCATGAAGGCCGCCGAATGCCTGATCTACACCGACGTCGACGGCGTCTACACCACCGACCCCCGGGTCGTGCCCGAAGCCAAGCGCCTGAACAAGGTGAGCTTCGAGGAAATGCTGGAGATGGCATCTCTCGGTTCCAAGGTGCTGCAGATCCGCTCGGTGGAATTTGCCGGCAAGTACAAGGTGCCGCTGCGGGTGTTGTCCAGTTTCACCGACTGGGATATCGACATCGACGAAGAAGCCCGCTCCGGGACGCTCATCACTTTCGAGGAAGACGAAAACATGGAACAAGCCGTCGTATCCGGCATTGCCTTCAACCGCGACGAGGCCAAGATTTCCGTCCTGGGCGTGCCCGATAAGCCCGGCATTGCCTACCAGATCCTGGGCGCGGTGGCAGACGCCAACATCGAGGTCGACGTCATCATCCAGAACCTGAGCAAGAACGGCTCGACCGACTTCAGTTTCACGGTTCACCGCAACGAATTCGCCAAGACCGTCGACCTGCTCAAGGACAAGGTTCTGCCCGGCTTGGGCGGCGCCACCGAAGTCGTCGGCGACGCCAAGATCTGCAAGGTGAGCATCGTCGGCATCGGCATGCGCAGCCACGTCGGCGTGGCTTCCACCATGTTCCGCACGCTGAGCGAGGAAGGCATCAACATCCAGATGATCTCCACCAGCGAAATCAAGACTTCGGTCGTGATCGACGAGAAGTACATGGAGCTGGCGGTGCGTTCGCTGCACAAGGCATTCGGGCTCGAACAAGCCTGA